The proteins below come from a single Streptococcus porcinus genomic window:
- the frr gene encoding ribosome recycling factor: MANAIIDKANQRFEQSFQSLSREYASIRAGRANASLLDRIQVDYYGAPTPLNQLSSITVPEARVLLISPFDKNSIKDIERAINASDLGITPANDGSVIRLVIPALTEETRKNLAKEVKKVGENQKVAIRNIRRDAMDEAKKQEKDKEISEDELKTLEKDIQKATDDAIKHIDAMTAEKEKELLSV; this comes from the coding sequence ATGGCAAATGCTATTATTGACAAAGCAAATCAACGATTTGAACAATCATTTCAATCTTTATCACGTGAATACGCAAGTATCCGTGCCGGTCGTGCAAATGCAAGTTTGTTAGACCGTATTCAAGTAGATTATTATGGGGCACCGACACCTCTAAATCAACTATCATCTATCACAGTGCCAGAAGCGCGTGTTTTATTGATTTCCCCATTTGACAAAAACTCTATCAAAGATATTGAACGTGCAATCAACGCTTCTGATTTAGGTATCACTCCAGCAAATGATGGCTCTGTTATCCGTTTAGTAATTCCCGCTTTAACGGAAGAAACACGGAAAAATCTTGCTAAAGAAGTTAAAAAAGTTGGTGAAAACCAAAAAGTTGCTATTCGTAACATCCGTCGTGATGCTATGGATGAAGCTAAAAAACAAGAAAAAGATAAAGAAATTTCTGAAGATGAATTAAAAACATTGGAAAAAGATATTCAAAAAGCAACCGATGATGCAATTAAGCATATTGATGCTATGACAGCTGAAAAAGAAAAGGAACTCTTATCCGTTTAA
- the pyrH gene encoding UMP kinase, with protein sequence MKPKYQRILIKLSGEALAGDKGVGIDIPTVQEIAKEISEVHASGVQIALVIGGGNLWRGEPAAEAGMDRVQADYTGMLGTVMNALVMADSLQHYGVDTRVQTAIPMQNVAESYIRGRALRHLEKGRIVVFGAGIGSPYFSTDTTAALRAAEIEADAILMAKNGVDGVYNADPKKDANAVKFDELTHGEVIKRGLKIMDATASTLSMDNDIDLVVFNMNEAGNIKRVVFGEHIGTTVSNKIID encoded by the coding sequence GTGAAACCTAAATATCAACGTATTTTAATAAAATTATCTGGTGAAGCTTTAGCAGGAGATAAAGGTGTTGGGATAGATATTCCGACCGTACAAGAAATTGCCAAAGAAATTTCAGAAGTACATGCTTCTGGGGTGCAAATTGCACTCGTCATCGGTGGTGGTAATTTATGGCGAGGAGAACCTGCAGCTGAAGCAGGAATGGATCGTGTGCAAGCTGATTATACCGGTATGTTAGGCACTGTTATGAATGCTTTAGTTATGGCAGATAGTTTACAACATTATGGAGTAGACACTCGAGTTCAAACAGCTATTCCAATGCAAAATGTTGCTGAGTCCTATATCAGAGGTCGCGCATTACGTCACCTTGAAAAAGGACGCATTGTTGTCTTTGGGGCAGGAATCGGATCACCTTATTTTTCAACAGATACAACAGCCGCTCTACGTGCCGCTGAGATTGAGGCGGATGCTATTTTGATGGCAAAAAATGGTGTTGATGGTGTCTACAATGCAGATCCTAAAAAAGATGCGAATGCAGTTAAATTTGATGAATTGACTCATGGTGAAGTTATCAAACGAGGCCTTAAAATTATGGATGCTACTGCATCAACTTTATCAATGGACAATGACATTGATTTGGTTGTCTTTAATATGAACGAAGCAGGTAACATCAAACGAGTTGTTTTTGGTGAACACATCGGAACAACAGTATCAAATAAAATTATCGATTAA
- the rplA gene encoding 50S ribosomal protein L1, producing the protein MAKKSKQMRAALEKVDSTKAYSVEEAVALIKETNFAKFDASVEVAYNLNIDVRKADQQIRGAMVLPNGTGKTQRVLVFARGAKAEEAKAAGADFVGEDDLVAKINGGWLDFDVVIATPDMMAIVGRLGRVLGPRNLMPNPKTGTVTMDVTKAVEESKGGKITYRADKAGNVQAIIGKVSFDADKLVENFKAFNDVMVKAKPSTAKGTYMTNVSITSTQGVGIKVDPSTM; encoded by the coding sequence ATGGCTAAAAAAAGCAAACAAATGCGTGCAGCACTTGAAAAAGTTGATAGCACAAAAGCATACAGTGTAGAAGAAGCTGTAGCATTAATCAAAGAAACTAACTTTGCAAAATTTGACGCATCAGTTGAAGTTGCATATAACTTAAACATTGACGTTCGTAAAGCAGACCAACAAATCCGTGGCGCAATGGTATTGCCAAATGGAACTGGTAAAACACAACGCGTACTTGTATTTGCGCGTGGTGCTAAAGCTGAAGAAGCAAAAGCTGCCGGAGCAGACTTCGTTGGTGAAGATGACTTAGTAGCTAAAATTAATGGCGGATGGCTTGATTTTGATGTTGTTATTGCAACACCAGATATGATGGCTATCGTAGGTCGTCTTGGACGTGTCCTTGGACCTCGTAACTTGATGCCGAACCCTAAAACTGGTACTGTAACTATGGATGTTACTAAAGCAGTTGAAGAGTCTAAAGGTGGAAAGATTACTTATCGTGCTGATAAAGCTGGTAACGTACAAGCTATCATCGGTAAAGTGTCATTCGATGCTGATAAATTAGTTGAAAACTTCAAAGCATTTAACGATGTAATGGTAAAAGCTAAACCTTCAACAGCGAAAGGGACTTACATGACAAATGTGTCAATTACTTCAACACAGGGTGTTGGTATTAAAGTTGACCCATCAACAATGTAA
- the rplK gene encoding 50S ribosomal protein L11, with the protein MAKKVEKLVKLQIPAGKATPAPPVGPALGQAGINIMGFTKEFNARTADQAGMIIPVVISVYEDKSFDFITKTPPAAVLLKKAAGVEKGSGTPNKTKVATVTRAQVQEIAETKMPDLNAANVESAMRMIEGTARSMGFTITD; encoded by the coding sequence ATGGCTAAAAAAGTCGAAAAACTTGTAAAACTTCAAATCCCTGCTGGTAAAGCTACACCAGCTCCACCAGTTGGACCAGCACTAGGTCAAGCAGGTATCAACATCATGGGATTCACTAAGGAATTTAACGCTCGTACAGCTGACCAAGCAGGTATGATCATCCCAGTTGTTATCTCAGTTTATGAAGACAAATCATTTGATTTCATTACTAAAACACCCCCAGCTGCAGTTCTTTTGAAAAAAGCTGCTGGTGTTGAAAAAGGATCAGGCACACCTAACAAAACAAAAGTTGCAACAGTTACTCGTGCACAAGTGCAAGAAATTGCTGAAACTAAAATGCCAGATTTAAACGCAGCAAACGTTGAGTCTGCAATGCGTATGATCGAAGGTACTGCTCGTTCAATGGGATTCACTATCACTGACTAA
- a CDS encoding DUF3397 domain-containing protein translates to MMTYKLIALLFIALTPLVSQILVTFFKLGRYGLKFPDLAFLLFALEIAIVSGKFFNNNFLPYYLIILSLLAIIISLTLVIRSQRFTYSRFIKLFWRIGFLMTFFGYLILVIVIFTK, encoded by the coding sequence ATGATGACATACAAATTAATTGCATTACTTTTTATTGCTCTGACACCTCTTGTTTCACAGATTTTAGTAACTTTTTTTAAACTTGGCCGGTACGGTTTAAAGTTTCCTGATTTAGCCTTTCTACTTTTTGCCTTAGAAATCGCTATTGTTTCTGGGAAATTCTTTAATAACAATTTTTTACCTTATTACCTGATTATATTATCACTGCTAGCAATCATTATCAGTTTAACATTAGTCATTAGAAGTCAGCGCTTTACCTATTCACGTTTTATTAAACTCTTTTGGCGAATCGGCTTCCTCATGACTTTCTTTGGGTATTTAATACTGGTAATAGTGATCTTCACAAAATAA
- a CDS encoding DNA translocase FtsK, protein MAIRNQHKKGTKKRRPTKAEIEKQRAIKRMIFSFLLALVLIFAVIRLGIFGITAYNVIRFMVGSLAYLFILAVFCYLFCFKWLRKQEGLIAGFIIFFMGLLIEWHAYLFTSPNLKNHEVFTYTTRLITQDLLGFKVQNFLGGGMLGALIYKPVSFLFSNIGSFFIGALIILLGIFLMTPWDVYDISHYVKALWQSFADQQKRRREERFVKREEAKALAAQARLEQEALEAQMSLNQNIDLETGEILEGTGPEAVLGANDFSNLRQAEPEIVAYQSHPEEEVIDFPLEDLEADYLAGENTRTAMPAPELEADGLDDEPLKVDFTSKTNLLYKLPTIDLFEPDKPKDQSKEKNLVRKNIRVLEDTFRSFGIDVKVERAEIGPSVTKYEIKPAVGVRVNRISNLADDLALALAAKDVRIEAPIPGKSLVGIEVPNSEIATVSFRELWEQSNSSVEKLLEVPLGKAVNGMARSFDLTRMPHLLVAGSTGSGKSVAVNGIISSILMKARPDQVKFLMVDPKMVELSVYNDIPHLLIPVVTNPRKASKALQKVVDEMENRYELFSKVGVRNIAGYNAKVEAFNSQSEEKQIPLPLIVVIVDELADLMMVASKEVEDAIIRLGQKARAAGIHMILATQRPSVDVISGLIKANVPSRIAFAVSSGTDSRTILDENGAEKLLGRGDMLFKPIDENHPVRLQGSFISDDDVERIVSFIKEQADADYDDSFDPGEVTEADMAPGSGDSSEGDPLFEEAKALVLETQKASASMIQRRLSVGFNRATRLMDELEEAGVIGPAEGTKPRKVLQTQ, encoded by the coding sequence ATGGCTATAAGAAATCAACATAAAAAAGGGACGAAAAAGAGACGTCCCACAAAGGCAGAGATTGAAAAGCAAAGAGCCATCAAACGAATGATTTTTTCGTTCTTACTAGCTCTTGTTTTGATTTTTGCCGTGATTCGACTAGGGATATTTGGGATTACAGCATATAATGTTATTCGTTTTATGGTAGGTAGTTTGGCTTACCTTTTTATTCTCGCTGTTTTTTGCTACCTGTTTTGTTTTAAGTGGTTACGAAAACAAGAAGGTTTGATTGCAGGTTTTATCATTTTCTTCATGGGGTTACTGATTGAATGGCATGCTTATTTATTTACCTCTCCTAATCTTAAAAACCATGAGGTTTTCACTTACACAACTCGATTGATTACTCAAGATCTCTTGGGTTTTAAAGTGCAAAACTTCCTTGGTGGAGGTATGCTTGGTGCTTTGATTTATAAACCAGTATCATTCCTTTTTTCTAATATTGGGTCTTTCTTTATTGGTGCCCTAATTATTCTGTTAGGAATCTTCCTAATGACACCATGGGATGTTTACGATATTAGTCATTATGTTAAAGCTCTTTGGCAAAGCTTTGCTGATCAGCAAAAACGTCGACGCGAAGAACGCTTTGTTAAACGTGAAGAGGCTAAAGCATTAGCTGCGCAAGCACGATTGGAACAAGAAGCCTTAGAAGCTCAAATGTCCCTCAATCAAAATATTGATTTAGAGACGGGAGAGATTTTGGAAGGAACAGGTCCAGAAGCAGTTCTAGGAGCAAATGATTTTTCAAATCTTAGACAAGCTGAGCCAGAAATTGTAGCGTATCAATCACACCCTGAAGAAGAAGTTATTGATTTTCCGCTTGAGGATTTAGAAGCTGACTACCTCGCAGGGGAAAATACAAGGACAGCTATGCCTGCTCCAGAGCTAGAAGCAGATGGACTAGATGATGAACCGCTCAAAGTAGACTTCACATCAAAAACAAATTTACTTTATAAGCTACCGACAATTGATTTGTTTGAACCCGATAAACCTAAAGATCAATCAAAAGAAAAGAACTTGGTACGTAAGAATATTAGGGTCTTAGAAGATACCTTCCGAAGTTTTGGCATTGATGTTAAGGTTGAGCGAGCAGAGATTGGACCATCGGTAACCAAGTATGAAATTAAACCAGCTGTGGGAGTGCGTGTTAATCGAATCTCTAACTTGGCAGACGATTTAGCCTTAGCCTTGGCAGCTAAGGATGTCAGAATAGAGGCACCTATTCCAGGAAAATCCCTAGTTGGTATTGAAGTGCCGAATTCTGAAATTGCAACTGTTTCTTTTCGTGAGCTATGGGAACAATCTAATAGTTCGGTTGAAAAACTTTTGGAAGTTCCGCTCGGAAAAGCTGTTAATGGTATGGCACGTAGTTTTGATTTAACTAGGATGCCCCACTTATTAGTGGCAGGTTCGACAGGATCAGGGAAGTCTGTGGCTGTTAATGGTATTATTTCTAGTATTTTGATGAAGGCCAGACCTGATCAAGTTAAATTCTTAATGGTTGATCCTAAGATGGTCGAATTATCTGTTTATAATGACATTCCTCATCTCCTTATTCCAGTTGTAACTAATCCTCGTAAGGCCAGCAAAGCCCTGCAGAAGGTTGTTGATGAGATGGAAAATCGTTATGAACTCTTCAGTAAGGTGGGTGTACGAAATATAGCTGGTTACAATGCCAAGGTTGAAGCATTTAACAGCCAGTCTGAAGAGAAACAAATTCCTCTACCTTTAATTGTTGTCATCGTTGACGAACTAGCTGACTTGATGATGGTTGCCAGCAAAGAAGTAGAGGATGCTATCATTCGCTTGGGGCAAAAGGCACGTGCCGCTGGTATTCATATGATCTTAGCTACGCAGAGGCCATCTGTTGATGTTATCTCCGGTTTGATTAAAGCTAATGTTCCATCACGGATTGCATTTGCTGTTTCGTCTGGAACAGATAGTCGAACTATTTTAGATGAAAATGGTGCTGAAAAACTTTTGGGACGAGGAGATATGCTCTTTAAACCGATTGATGAGAATCACCCCGTTAGATTACAAGGGTCCTTCATTTCAGATGATGATGTTGAACGTATTGTGTCATTTATTAAGGAGCAAGCCGACGCTGATTATGATGACTCCTTTGATCCAGGTGAGGTTACCGAAGCAGATATGGCGCCTGGCTCTGGTGATTCTAGTGAAGGAGACCCCCTCTTTGAAGAAGCAAAAGCCTTAGTCCTTGAGACTCAAAAAGCCTCTGCTTCGATGATTCAACGCCGCCTATCAGTTGGTTTTAATCGAGCAACTCGCTTGATGGACGAATTAGAAGAAGCCGGGGTTATTGGACCAGCAGAAGGAACCAAACCAAGAAAGGTTTTGCAAACACAATGA
- a CDS encoding peptidylprolyl isomerase, whose protein sequence is MKKVLTISLLALSLVSLTACESIDRLIKGDKYVDDKIAKEESSAATKAYEAQIEKALNADKHQFPQLSKEVAKDEAKVLIKTSEGDITLKLFPKYTPLAVENFLTHAKEGYYNNLTFHRVITNFMIQSGDPKGDGTGGESIWNGKNTKIDAGNGFANEISPYLYNIRGALAMANAGADTNGSQFFINQNPGNQAKKLSENHYPKPIIDAYKEGGNPSLDGAYTVFGQVIDGMDTVDKIAKTAVDSSDKPTQDITILTVTVQKDMPAKSKK, encoded by the coding sequence ATGAAGAAAGTTCTGACCATATCGCTTCTTGCTTTAAGCCTAGTAAGTCTTACTGCATGTGAGTCAATTGATCGTCTAATTAAAGGTGATAAATATGTTGACGATAAAATTGCCAAAGAAGAATCTTCTGCAGCAACTAAAGCTTATGAGGCTCAAATTGAGAAAGCCTTAAACGCCGATAAACATCAATTTCCACAATTATCAAAAGAAGTCGCTAAGGATGAAGCTAAAGTATTAATTAAAACTAGCGAAGGAGATATTACTTTAAAACTTTTCCCTAAATATACTCCCTTAGCTGTTGAAAACTTCCTGACTCATGCTAAAGAAGGTTATTATAATAACCTAACTTTTCACCGTGTTATTACCAATTTCATGATTCAATCTGGTGATCCTAAGGGTGATGGCACAGGTGGTGAGTCCATTTGGAATGGGAAAAATACAAAGATTGATGCTGGAAATGGCTTTGCAAACGAAATTAGTCCTTACCTATACAATATCCGTGGCGCTTTAGCAATGGCTAACGCAGGGGCAGATACCAATGGTAGCCAATTTTTCATCAACCAAAATCCTGGCAATCAGGCGAAAAAATTATCTGAAAACCATTATCCTAAACCAATTATTGATGCCTATAAGGAAGGGGGAAACCCTAGTTTAGATGGCGCTTATACTGTCTTTGGTCAAGTCATTGATGGCATGGATACAGTAGATAAAATTGCCAAAACTGCTGTCGATAGCAGTGATAAACCAACTCAAGATATCACTATTCTCACCGTAACTGTTCAAAAGGACATGCCAGCAAAAAGCAAGAAATAA
- a CDS encoding metal ABC transporter permease, whose amino-acid sequence MFDKFINGFLSYHFLQNALVTAVVIGIVSGAVGCFIILRSMSLMGDAISHAVLPGVALSFILGMNFFIGAIIFGLLASILITFIKENSVIKGDTAIGITFSSFLALGVILIGVANSSTDLFHILFGNILAVQDSDKWITIFVSVLVLSLIILFFKELLLTSFDPILAKTMGINVSFYHYLLMVLLTLVSVTAMQSVGTILIVAMLITPAATAYLYANSLKTMLLMSSTLGALTSILGLFLGYTFNIAAGSSIVLTSSIIFAISFVFSPKQVRKLKKKQL is encoded by the coding sequence ATGTTTGATAAGTTTATAAATGGCTTCTTGTCATACCATTTCCTTCAAAATGCCCTAGTTACGGCAGTTGTTATTGGAATTGTTTCAGGTGCTGTTGGCTGCTTTATTATTTTACGGTCGATGTCATTAATGGGAGATGCTATTTCCCATGCTGTGTTGCCGGGTGTGGCTCTCTCTTTTATTTTAGGGATGAACTTTTTCATTGGTGCTATTATTTTTGGACTATTAGCATCGATATTGATTACCTTTATAAAAGAAAATAGTGTTATTAAAGGAGATACCGCTATTGGTATTACATTTAGTTCTTTTTTAGCGTTAGGTGTTATTTTGATTGGTGTGGCTAATAGTTCCACAGATTTATTTCATATCCTTTTTGGTAATATTCTAGCTGTACAAGATAGTGATAAATGGATTACTATTTTTGTTTCTGTGCTAGTATTAAGTTTAATTATCCTATTTTTCAAAGAGTTACTCCTAACTTCTTTTGATCCTATTTTGGCCAAAACAATGGGAATAAATGTTTCATTTTATCATTATTTATTAATGGTTTTGCTGACCCTTGTTTCAGTAACAGCGATGCAAAGTGTGGGTACTATCTTAATTGTAGCTATGTTGATAACGCCGGCTGCGACTGCTTACCTCTACGCTAATAGTCTTAAAACGATGCTGCTAATGTCTTCTACGCTAGGAGCTCTGACATCAATTTTAGGTCTGTTTTTGGGTTATACTTTCAATATTGCAGCGGGTTCAAGCATTGTGTTAACCTCCTCTATTATTTTTGCTATTAGCTTCGTCTTTTCACCAAAGCAAGTTCGAAAACTTAAGAAAAAACAATTATAA
- a CDS encoding metal ABC transporter ATP-binding protein, which translates to MIEIKDLKVSYDGNKTVLSNVDLHISEPGIIGIIGPNGAGKSTLMKAILGLVDYDGKIIINHDLSSAYKAIAYVEQRSQIDFNFPITVEECVLLGTYGKLGLFKNVKSKEKEMAQKVLEDVGLTDYAKKPIKALSGGQFQRMLLARCLIQDQEYLFLDEPFVGIDSLSETIIVDLLKKLKSQGRTILIVHHDLSKVEDYFDQVLLINGQVIAFGSVSDVFTIDNLSKTYGNELIVKGGDA; encoded by the coding sequence ATGATAGAGATAAAAGACTTAAAGGTTAGCTATGATGGTAACAAAACAGTCTTGAGTAATGTCGATTTACACATTAGTGAACCAGGGATTATCGGAATTATAGGACCTAATGGGGCTGGAAAGTCAACTCTAATGAAGGCAATTTTAGGCTTAGTTGATTATGATGGTAAAATAATTATCAATCATGATTTATCTTCTGCTTATAAAGCGATTGCTTATGTTGAACAACGAAGTCAGATTGACTTTAATTTCCCTATTACTGTTGAAGAGTGCGTTTTGTTAGGGACCTATGGAAAGTTGGGTTTATTCAAAAATGTGAAGAGTAAAGAAAAGGAAATGGCACAGAAAGTTCTAGAAGACGTAGGACTAACTGACTATGCCAAAAAACCAATAAAGGCTTTATCTGGTGGCCAATTTCAGCGTATGCTTTTAGCTCGTTGTTTGATACAGGATCAAGAATATCTGTTTCTTGATGAACCTTTTGTTGGTATTGATTCTCTGAGCGAAACCATCATTGTTGATTTACTCAAAAAACTTAAAAGTCAGGGAAGAACCATATTAATTGTACATCATGACTTAAGTAAAGTTGAAGATTATTTTGATCAAGTCTTATTGATAAATGGTCAGGTTATTGCTTTTGGTTCGGTTTCTGATGTCTTTACGATTGACAATCTTTCTAAAACCTATGGAAATGAGTTGATTGTGAAAGGAGGAGACGCTTAA
- a CDS encoding metal ABC transporter substrate-binding protein, with product MFKKLSLIVTAFLSIIVLTACSGTGSKAAKNEKLNVVVTNSIIADMTKNIAGDKINLHSIVPIGKDPHEYEPLPEDVEKTSSADLILYNGINLEDGGHAWFTKLVKNANKKKNKDYFAVSDGIDVIYLEGQSEKGKEDPHAWLNLENGMIYSKNIAKRLSQKDPKNEDYYQENLDKYLAKLEKLDKEAKSKFDKIPENKKVIVTSEGCFKYFSKAYKVPSAYIWEINTEEEGTPDQISSLIEKLKAKKPSALFVESSVDSRPMKSVSKDSGIPIYSEIFTDSIAKKGQDGDSYYAMMKWNLDKISEGLAK from the coding sequence ATGTTTAAGAAGCTGAGTCTAATTGTGACAGCTTTTCTATCCATTATTGTCTTAACAGCTTGTTCAGGAACGGGTTCTAAAGCTGCTAAAAATGAAAAACTGAATGTGGTCGTTACTAACTCTATTATTGCAGATATGACGAAAAATATAGCTGGAGATAAAATTAATCTTCACAGCATTGTTCCGATTGGTAAAGATCCACATGAGTATGAGCCATTACCAGAAGATGTTGAAAAAACCAGCTCAGCAGACTTAATTCTTTACAATGGTATTAACTTAGAAGATGGTGGTCATGCGTGGTTCACTAAATTGGTTAAAAATGCAAATAAGAAGAAAAATAAGGATTACTTTGCCGTTTCAGACGGGATTGATGTCATTTACTTAGAAGGCCAATCTGAAAAAGGTAAAGAAGATCCTCATGCTTGGTTAAATTTAGAAAATGGGATGATTTATTCTAAAAATATCGCTAAGCGTTTAAGCCAAAAAGATCCTAAAAATGAAGATTATTATCAAGAAAATTTAGACAAATACTTGGCTAAGCTAGAAAAATTAGATAAAGAAGCGAAATCTAAATTTGATAAAATTCCAGAAAACAAGAAAGTTATCGTGACAAGCGAAGGATGTTTTAAATATTTCTCAAAAGCATATAAGGTACCATCTGCTTATATTTGGGAAATTAACACTGAAGAAGAAGGAACACCTGACCAAATCTCAAGCTTGATTGAAAAATTAAAAGCTAAAAAACCGTCAGCTCTCTTTGTTGAATCAAGTGTGGACAGCCGTCCGATGAAATCTGTTTCTAAAGATAGTGGTATTCCAATTTACTCTGAAATTTTCACAGATTCTATTGCTAAAAAAGGTCAAGACGGCGATAGTTACTACGCTATGATGAAGTGGAATCTTGATAAAATTTCTGAAGGATTAGCAAAATAA
- a CDS encoding metal-dependent transcriptional regulator encodes MTPNKEDYLKCIHELGQIQLKISNKMIAEKMQVSPPAVSEMLKKMINQEWIQKDTKKGYLLTDKGSDLVANLYRKHRLIEVFLINQLGYSPQEVHQEAEILEHTVSNTFIDRLDENLGYPTFCPHGGTIPRKNEPLKEINHQTLSQLSSPGTYKLARIHDHIELINYLEQHDLRLNTLIDLQQIDNFAKTYTISYNNKSLTIPEIIAEQLYISEV; translated from the coding sequence ATGACGCCTAATAAAGAAGATTACCTTAAATGTATCCACGAACTGGGACAAATTCAACTTAAAATTTCTAATAAAATGATAGCAGAGAAAATGCAGGTATCTCCCCCTGCTGTATCTGAGATGCTCAAAAAAATGATTAATCAAGAATGGATTCAAAAAGATACCAAGAAAGGTTATTTATTGACAGACAAAGGGAGCGACCTTGTTGCAAATCTATACCGCAAGCACCGTCTTATTGAAGTCTTTTTAATCAATCAATTAGGATATAGTCCTCAGGAAGTGCATCAAGAAGCAGAAATCTTAGAACATACTGTTTCTAATACTTTTATTGATCGTCTTGATGAAAATTTGGGGTACCCTACTTTTTGTCCCCATGGTGGAACCATTCCGCGTAAGAACGAACCCCTAAAAGAGATTAATCATCAAACGCTAAGCCAACTATCCTCACCAGGGACCTATAAGTTAGCTCGAATCCATGATCATATTGAGTTAATCAATTATTTGGAGCAGCATGACTTAAGATTAAATACCCTTATTGACCTGCAACAGATTGATAACTTTGCTAAAACCTATACCATAAGTTACAATAACAAGTCATTAACCATTCCAGAAATTATTGCAGAACAACTATATATTTCAGAAGTGTAA
- a CDS encoding 5'-methylthioadenosine/adenosylhomocysteine nucleosidase: protein MKIGIIAAMEEELRLLVEQLADKESHNILANTYYTGKIAGQDIILVQSGVGKVMSAMTVAILVEYFKVDALINTGSAGAVAPHLQIGDVVVANQLVYHDVDLRAFGYDYGQMSMQPLYFESHPDFVTIFKTVLDHAECNSAIGLIATGDSFIAGAEKLNMIKEHFPDVLAVEMEGAAIAQAAYACGKPFIVVRAMSDTAAHDANITFDQFIVEAGRKSAQILLAFLEAL from the coding sequence ATGAAAATCGGAATAATTGCCGCAATGGAAGAAGAATTGCGCTTGTTAGTGGAGCAATTAGCTGACAAAGAAAGTCATAATATTTTAGCGAATACCTATTATACTGGTAAGATTGCTGGACAAGACATCATCTTAGTTCAATCAGGTGTTGGCAAAGTTATGTCTGCAATGACAGTGGCTATTTTAGTTGAATACTTTAAGGTTGATGCCTTGATTAATACTGGGTCTGCAGGTGCAGTTGCACCACATTTGCAGATTGGTGATGTGGTCGTTGCAAATCAATTAGTTTATCATGATGTTGACCTAAGGGCATTTGGTTACGATTACGGACAAATGTCCATGCAGCCCCTTTATTTTGAGAGTCACCCTGATTTTGTGACCATTTTTAAAACAGTTTTAGATCATGCAGAGTGCAATAGTGCTATTGGTCTTATTGCTACGGGGGATTCATTTATTGCAGGAGCTGAGAAACTCAATATGATTAAAGAGCATTTTCCAGATGTTCTAGCTGTGGAGATGGAAGGTGCAGCAATTGCTCAAGCAGCATACGCCTGTGGTAAACCTTTCATTGTCGTTAGGGCTATGAGTGATACTGCAGCACATGATGCCAACATTACCTTTGATCAATTTATCGTAGAGGCTGGTCGGAAATCTGCTCAAATTTTACTAGCATTTTTAGAAGCATTATAA
- the macP gene encoding cell wall synthase accessory phosphoprotein MacP, whose translation MGKSLLTDEIIEKAKRGEYIEEDFEVDSETKIVTFSEDTEDNSERIYKSRRIENAKRHQFQSKLNMLLIALVLLIAFLIYAIFNL comes from the coding sequence ATGGGCAAATCCTTATTAACTGACGAAATTATTGAAAAAGCTAAACGTGGAGAGTATATCGAAGAGGATTTTGAGGTAGATTCTGAAACAAAGATTGTGACTTTTTCAGAGGATACGGAAGATAATTCTGAGCGGATTTATAAAAGTCGACGCATAGAAAATGCCAAGCGTCATCAATTTCAGTCAAAGTTGAATATGTTATTGATTGCCTTGGTTCTTTTGATTGCTTTTCTTATTTATGCCATATTTAACTTATAA